A genomic segment from Tuwongella immobilis encodes:
- a CDS encoding GntR family transcriptional regulator: MSAPRLSPTEVANQLRDDILAGRLQAGHRLTELELCQRFTIGRGRVREAIHQLVRQGLVITRSNRGAVVAADAPKAIRDLIIPIRRTLEVYALGLVLEELDDATFERWEAILTDLKAACERQDHHSIAEADVAFHRLLIERAGQPDLMVIWETLVGRIHSHFLREQWKQSRLLDIYDEHRLLVDTFKAKDRDRAIQLLTEKID, encoded by the coding sequence ATGAGTGCTCCGCGACTTTCGCCGACTGAAGTGGCCAACCAACTGCGTGACGATATTCTGGCAGGCCGATTGCAGGCCGGGCATCGACTGACCGAGTTGGAACTCTGCCAGCGATTCACCATTGGCCGTGGCCGGGTCCGCGAGGCGATCCATCAATTGGTGCGACAAGGATTGGTGATTACTCGCTCCAATCGCGGGGCAGTCGTCGCCGCCGATGCGCCCAAAGCCATCCGCGATCTCATCATCCCCATCCGTCGCACTCTGGAAGTGTACGCGTTGGGATTGGTTCTCGAAGAATTAGACGATGCCACCTTTGAACGCTGGGAAGCGATTCTGACCGATCTGAAGGCCGCTTGCGAACGACAAGACCACCATTCCATTGCCGAAGCCGATGTCGCGTTCCATCGGTTGCTCATCGAACGGGCCGGCCAGCCCGATTTGATGGTCATCTGGGAGACGCTCGTGGGCCGAATCCACTCGCATTTCCTGCGCGAACAGTGGAAACAATCCCGATTGTTGGACATTTACGACGAACACCGCTTGCTGGTGGACACATTCAAAGCCAAAGACCGCGATCGGGCGATTCAACTGCTGACCGAGAAGATTGATTGA